The DNA region cggtcattcgatttttttgtattttttaatccgactgaaacttttctggtgccttcggtatgcccaaagaagccattttgcatcattagttcgtccatataattttccatacaaatttggcagctgtgatgatatgtgaaaattcaaaaatctgtatcttttgaaggaattttttgatcgatttggtgtcttcggcaaagttgtaggtatggatatggactactctgaaaaaaatgatacacggtaaaaaaaaattgtgatttttaatataactttttgtcactaaaacttgatttgcaaaaaaaaacactttttttcattttttgatatgttttagaggacatcaaatgccaacttttcagaaatttccaggttgtgcaaaaaatctttgagcgagttataaatttttgaatcaatactatttttttaaaaaaatcgaaaaattggttgtaaaaatttttcaacttcatttttcgatgtaaaatcaaatttgcaatcaaaaagtactttagtaaaattttaacaaagtgttccattttcaagttaaatctatttccaggtgacttttttgaaaatagtcgaagtttttaattttttttagtgcacatatttgcccacttttgaaaaaaatatttttgaaaagctgagaaaattctctatattttgtactttaaaaacaggaaaattgcagttttctaagtcccacccaaacaacacaccattttctaatgtcgatatctcagcaactaatggttcgattttcaatgttaaaatatgaaacattcgtggaaTTTTATATATACAAATATtccaattttttcgaaaaaaatgttttcaattttttaaaccaagactaacatttcaaaagggccaaaaattcaataatacgcccttttaaaatgttagtcttggtttaaaaaattgaaaatattttttttcgaaaagatcggaaaatttcaagatatttttatatattaacattgaaaatcggaccattagttgctgagatatcgacattaaaaaatggtgtgttgtttaggtgggacttagaaaacatcaattttcctgtttttaaacctttgcatggcaatatctcagcaacgaagggccgtatcaacaaaatttaaaaatgcaaaatatagaaaattttctcagcttttcaaaaatattttttcaaaggtgggcaaacatgtgcactaatttaaaaaaatgaaaaactgcgacttttttcaaaaaagtcacctaaaaatggatttaacttgaaaacggtacactttatcaaaatttcaatgaagtactttttgattgcaaatttgattttacatcgaaaaatgaagttgaaaaatttttgcaaccaatttttcgattttttgaaaaaaatcagtattgattcaaaaattcataactcgctcaaagattttttgcacaacctggaaatttctgaaaagttggcatttgatttcctccaaaacataaaaaaataaaaatagggttttttttgacaaaaagttaaataaaaaatcaccaaattttgtttaccgtgtatcatttttttcagtgtagtccatatccatacctacaactctgccgaagacaccaaatcgatcaaaaaattccttcaaaagatacagatttttgaattttcacatatcctttttgtatggccagctgccaaatttgtatggaaaattgtatggacaaactaatgatgcaaactggcttctttgggcataccgaaggcaccaaaaaagtttcaggcggattaaaaaatacaaaaaaacaaaatttaagaaaaaaaaacgatttcgtagagaactgctcatgcagcaattccccacgaaaacagcatggaaaaaaactaaagtgCTCGGAttgggctcaaaaattttctgggggttcctttgCCAAAATAGTTAGACCCgtatatttttgtttggccattagggtgatctacaccgtgttagggtggttcgaaaaatggctattttcgtcgattttcgcaaaaaccacttttttttcgaaaaatcataactcctcgccattttaaccgatttcaattgtcttattcgcaaatgaaaggtgataagttggcctttcaaagaaaactagtaacaaatttcaaaaatttagcctaacatttgaaatgggCGTATGATACTttgaaatgccgttttgacagtgtctggaccaaagagcctttgcctggaaatatttttatcagattccgcggacatttttacataacatactaaaaaatgggaggagttcattaacaggattccgagataaaattttttgaaaataaaatccgtggtTTTAGACGCGCCACCtccgcgcaaaaaccggagagtgacgaaatcggcaaaaaatcatcttttttcattaaaactgcgataacattaaaatttcagcgatgacctatagatggctgggtaccaaaatttttgtaattaaaaaacgccaaattttccaataaaccaaattttcaatttttgctttttgggtgtttttgaaaccgccttgagtcaaaaaaaaactccagaaatggacTTAGTTTCAAGCAAATACaaacaaagcaaagcaaaacaaagaaaggtcgatttgcgaaaacgtaGAGAACCACTCAGCCGCAAAATATTCATCCGGAAATAATTTCAAGCTTGTTTCATCTAGAATAAATTTGCTGAGAaagcaggccaagtgcgaatgattctgatgatacctcttcagttgacgctcaggcgaggaacatcctggaaggagcgtcactgactacgtccgcagtcctgttagatcatttcttgatcgagacagtatagctctggttccttgcaagtgtcctattttcttacctccacgttggcttggttttcatgatgacctagctggtggcctgtggaaacggatcgtaaacctttgaccaccgcgggtcaaagtcgagacggctaaaagaaaggggcgcgacaatgtgggaaagggaagttatttgtgattgtagacggtattgttttgattcgcagtatgttgagtcaactgctgtggatgtacctgaaacatcgcacaacggggtttctcttctttctgtTTTTATCTAACATCTTTATtctatttattttgtttcactgattctctaacACGCCTTCTTTTTATTATCGtccatttgttttcgattttactttCATAATTCTCTCaattctcaacgcttttccactctatttactaattgaagctgctgtaacaaactgtctgttttcccttaatttggtagCGATGTccattttgtttatctttatttatctatttgaataatttttcatatgccctataaattgcacttaatacaatctaagcttatttgttacctctatttattaactattgttaatttcttactatctttcttttactattgattcttcaatagtatatttctttcactgtccattgttttcaatcttcacccttttctttaaaacaaatgaggttcgagcccttactcaatttttggaatgattaaagaattaacacaaatattactattgtacttttggtaaacttttataacatgcttagggaccatccacaaaccacgtggacactttagggggtatggcgattgtccacgatccatacaaaaagatttttttgtatggacaattgtccacgaaggggggggggagggggggggggtaacagattcccaaaaaagtgtccacgtggtttatggatggtcccttaggaccaaaaattataacaaaacaccgcgacaaaagaaatagcaacagataaacacgactcaacaatagggaagatttcagaagaatacaatacacagtaaataacaataagtttttgaattcaaactaaaaataaaacagtctttgcattaatgaaagttgttaggcacactttaaatggttaggcgcttatacttacataaaaccctacgtaatgtaccacccccggccgagttaaaatgcgtaaccggaaaagaaggtgtgcatgcctggcacgaacactcaaagcgtgttctagcgtgctgctcgtactgactcagagcaagggtgagatgtaggtgtaagggcaatgcgtgttcgtcgggaacctagtgcataagatcggtcaaggcccgttcttacactgaaaattgcgaattaaaAAACGATTTGTAGCTTGTTTCATCTAGAATAAATTTGCTGAGAAAATGTACTTTTACATCGAATCGATTAAAATTTAATCTTACTCCAATGAACAAAAAAGgggtaaattttctaaattctgtgatgtttttatttcattctCGTTTGAAACAGCTAGTTAGCTacattgcaagttttttttttgaatttcggaTATTTCACAACAACAGTCATCTTTTGGGAAAGAAAGATCTCTCGATGGTTTCAAGTGATCTTACAGTTTATTAATGCTCTTTTTTTACACATTTCAAAGGTGTTCTTGAACTGTTTCTTGCGCAACATTTACACACATTTATTGAATATCAATAAACGAAAAGGAAAGATCCCACTCCCTTACTGGGTACCAGCGGCCTGGGCCTCCGGCAGGGTACGGATGATGTCCGAATCTCCAGCATCGGTGATGGACAGGGTGCACACGCGGAAGTACTTGCCGCAGGCCGTGCCCAGCTCGATGTTGTTGCCGTTGTAGTGGTGCACGCCGGTCTTGGCCAGCATCGCGTAGTACTCGATCTCGGACttcctgttgtttttttttatagatgtgGGGGAAAGAACCAAAAAGGGTTAGCGATTACGGCGACCAACTTACCGGATCCGTCCGTTGCAAACCCTTGGAACCACACGCACCAtccccgacgacgacgacgaccacgagAGCGATTACTCCATAGCCATTCCCGTAGAGAAAAAGCATCCGGAACGGAACACATACTTCTCAGTGGCGCGCTCGAAGGGCTACTCCATATGTGGTTCCAAAAGCGGACATGTTCCGGGCGGAAAGACTACTTCTCAGTAATCGGCGGACACTTTACCTGAGGTGGGGAGTATTGTTGGCGATGATGATCAGCTTGGCCTTGCCCTGGCGCAGGGTCTTCAGGGTTTGCTTGTATCCGAGGCAGTACTTGCCGGACTTCATGACCAGCGCCAGGCGGGCGTTGATGCTATCCAAAGCCTTTTTCTGTTGGGGGGAAGGAAAACACAAAATTGTTAGAACTCCACGTGCAATTTCGACGAGATCCAATTTAACCAACCTGCTTCTTGGCGGTAACCATTTTGCTGGATTTACACGATTCGGAGCAACTGAAACGACACAAACGGgaacaaattaattaaaattcactTCAGTTTCaaagaaaatgcaatttaatcAGAATTAAATTTAGCCACACGCGCTAACTTACGTCTGAACTTGTCAAGGACCGGATGATGAAAAGATCGGTCGACGGCGTGCCGATTGCCAACTTGACGCGACGAAATCCCAGAGAGCGAAGAGAGAAAACGTCAACCTGGACGTCAAGCTGTCAAAAGTATCGAAAGTCCATGCAGCAAAATTGCATCGCACACAAAGATGAGTACACGGCTATCGAGAAAATAAAAGTgaaagtgtgtgcgtgcaacatggagttaaacttttcgaagtgccaAGGAAACCTTCACAggaactgcacagaaagtttaactccatgttgcacacactctcacttttaatttctcgatagagttatctacgtgcgtatgtattgcgtgtacgtacacgaaaaagattgaggttaaattttgtaccacccagcaaaacaaatggtgtgctagtgtgcgtgagctcggccttagataactctatagagttatctaagcccgatctcggcct from Culex quinquefasciatus strain JHB chromosome 3, VPISU_Cqui_1.0_pri_paternal, whole genome shotgun sequence includes:
- the LOC119770223 gene encoding 60S ribosomal protein L30 — its product is MVTAKKQKKALDSINARLALVMKSGKYCLGYKQTLKTLRQGKAKLIIIANNTPHLRKSEIEYYAMLAKTGVHHYNGNNIELGTACGKYFRVCTLSITDAGDSDIIRTLPEAQAAGTQ